The DNA window ACAAAGGAACTCCCTTGGTAGCAGTTTTACTTCTTCAGAGGTAATGTTCGAGTAAGGAAACTATTATATTCGCTTTTTATGTCTTGATAAACGGTTTGTGTAGTTTTATCAGATATTCACACTTTAAATGTAACATTTTGATTGACAAAACATCGTGCTTATACAAATATAATGAAGAATGTTTTGCCAATTGAACTGCAGACATGCAAAATGCATAAAACACTTCACCAATAAGCTACTGCCTTCCTCTATGTGCTTTTGAAAAAGCATTGCATACAATGTAGTGATGTACTAGTACCTTGTTGTGGCATGATCAAGAAAATGAGATGCTACTTTGAGATAAAGATTGAAAGTATAGTTTAGAGAACATTGGAATTCAGGCAAGGCAAAAAATTTATTATTGTTTCCTATGATTATATCCAATGAGATATCGTTCTCATGGATATGCCTCTCATAGATAGTAAATGGCATAATGTATAAGGGAGTTCCCTCATGTTTCAACTATAAACGACTCCTCATATTACAGAATTAACCAAAAAGTTATTGGAGGAAGATGACCCATGTATATTTTGACCTAGGTTATTTCACTATCAACGATTATTGATCTTCAGAATTGCATGTAGATGGTAGAAACAGGAAACAGCAACCCTGCGTTTCACAGCTTAACCTGAACATCAGATAGATCATAGATGTGCCAGAATAGATTGGCAGACCGATTTTTCTTAACATGATTAATTAGGAAGGATATAAGCATGATATCCCGAAGTGATCTACTCTAGGTTCCTTGACCATAAGCAAAACAATATAGACAAACCTGATGATAGGAAACCTTGCTTCACATTGTTTATCTGTGCCTGCTTGGAACGAAGCTTGAGCACATCCAGTTCCACTTGTTTGAGCTTTAGTTTCACATCCAGCATTTCCTGTATAATcaataaagaagaaaaccagTTTTAGGTCACTAGAAGTGCCCAAGTAGTAAGGAGGTTACTTAAGCAGATAAAATCATAAAAGCTAACATTTTTCATAGGCTTGTTACAGCAATTTCCACCATCTTCATGTACAGAAGATCCTGTCTTAGATTGCGTTGGGCTGCTAACTTGCTGACTTTGCAAAACTTCAGTCTCTAAATTTCTCCGTGTAGCTAGTTGACCCAATTTGCTAGATCCTGATACTTGTCCTTTTGTTGATTTACTCACATGGCATGCTGGCTCAGAGACTGCTGTTACTGAGCTCTTCACTTCAGATATGAATTCATTCTGACTTTGTAGTGGAACACTTCTTGCTGGCAAATTTGGACTGGACTTTTGGCGAATAACATCTCTAACTTGAAGCTGATTACGCTCAATATCACCAAAATTTATCCGACCAATCAACCTGCTTCTATTGGACTTCTCTGTGTGCTCATGTGCTTGTACTGTGTTGACATCTGGATAGCTTCTGGGATATCTTCCGGAATTTGCTATATCAAATAAATCTCCTTCTGTACTTGAGTTCATACGGCATCTTAGCTCATGCTCAGTGACCATTAACTTCGCCTTCTTATGTAGTCCATTTTGAACATGCATGTCATCATCTTCTGTAGCACAAATACGATCCTTTATGGCAGGCTTTCCTAGCCTATCCCAAACATTGCCACGTTTTTTCATAGATTCTGGATCTAGCACATCATCACTTCTTACAGCCAACGGAAACCGTCTTGCAGAAGCATTTCTTCCAATGCACACTTCATGGCGGAGTTCATCTGCAATACATTTTCCAACAATAGTAAATTAAGAGAAAATAGATACAAAGCCAACCCCAAAACTCTGCAAGGTCTGCTGTATACCTTTGAACTGAATTCATTAAGTACTTTCTCAATAAAAATTCATTGTATAAAAGGAGGTAGGTCAGCTCAAGGCAGCATTACTGCATTAGTTTGAGATTTAAATATAGAAATGACAGAATATTTAACACTGGAATCATGCACTAAATAATACTCTCTCTAGtcaaaaatatttgacgcttGACCCTTTTTCACGGTTTCTGAGGTTCAACTTTGATCGcaattttgtattaaaaatttagaataagtttataaaacaTAAAGGGAAAAGTCCAAATTACACCCCTGAACTATTGGgtgacgaattacccccctaaacccaaaaaccagacatctttcaccctcaactatcaataccggatgaattaccccctgacaCAAACCGgagtggttttgatcctacgtggcagtccagtcagcaattcttttttttaattgggggccccacctgtcagcctctcaccttctctctctctctccctcccccccccccccccgagagGGGGTGTGTTGGAGGAGTCGGGGGCGGGGACGGAGGCTGTCGGGGCGGTCGAGAGGGAGCCAAGGACGGCGACGAGCAGATACCGGGGCGAAGGAGCTAGGGAGCGCtggacggcggcgagatggGGGCAGGTGGGGGCGGAGGTAGCTCCGAGGGCAGCGGGACGACGGCGAGTGGGCGCGAAGGCAGCTCAgggcgacgggacggcggcaGGCAGTGGCGAGGCAGCTCGGCGCGCCGAGGATAGCGGCTAGCGGGGATGGGGGCGGAGGTAGCTCGGGGCGGTGGCAAGATAGGGGGGGCAAGGGCGGCAGGATGGCGGTGAGTGGGGGCGGAGGCAGCTCAGGGCAGTGAGacagcggcgggcggtggcggaggcagctCGGGGCATCGAGGACAGCGATGGGTGGGGATGTGGGCGGAGGTAgctcggggcggcggcgagtgggagCGGACAGCAGCTGGGGCGGAGACAACTCGGGGCGGTGggacggcgacgggcggtggcggagggccGAGGACAGCGGCGGGCGGGGCTAGGGGCGCCGAGGACAACGGCAGGCGGGGGTGGGACAGCGGCAGGGGTTGAGGCAGCTCAGGGCAGCGGGTGAGCGCCGTCGGGACAAACTAAGTATTCTATAGTCAATGACAGTCAAAGTTAAAGCTTGACTAGGAATAGTTTTGAAGAATAAAATTGTCTCGGCATTCAATGACACAAATGAGTAAGAAAAATTCTTACCTTGTGGCAATGCGTGTGCTGTCCTTACAGCTACACCAGACTTCAGTGTGGAGAAATTTCTGCCACTTGATGATCTCTGATCTTTCTGCTCTAAGACAGAGAATCATAAAATTAGATGCCTCATGTCATAATAAAGTAGGAGTTTAGGATAAAGGTATAGCATATTGACCTTCTGATGTTGGCCCTCCCAATAACATTGATCGTCAACCAACCTTTCAGGAGTAACAGTAACCGTCGAGCTAATGTGGCGTCGGGCCACATTTTGTCCTTCAGTTGAGTCATGCTTCTGAAGAGTATGATGCTCTTGAGGTGATAAGATATCTGAATTGACCTGATCAATATTGGATGAGTTCGTTGAGTCCAAAAATATGAGCAATTTTTACTTGAAGTCCTTCAGTGTTCATGTTAGTTTAGAACTTCAGATatttgatgaaaaagttgaacgCTGTATGGACACAAACATTCAAAAAGTTGATATTAATTGGTCGGTTACGGGTACCAGACCAAAACTGGACAgaatacttcaaatacaatctAAATTCAGTTTGTTAATTTCTTAGAGCTATTCTTTTCAGTCCTTACCAGCCGGTAACCATTATTTGTATTTGAAATGATTTCCGGTAAATTCTGGTAACTGGCAGCAATCGATCCGGCCCAGGAAACCTTGATGGACACTGA is part of the Oryza glaberrima chromosome 4, OglaRS2, whole genome shotgun sequence genome and encodes:
- the LOC127771124 gene encoding uncharacterized protein LOC127771124, which codes for MGREAAAEAEEQLLRRSLRLFAAGERSFRMDRLSPDADALRAAVADVLPRFLGSYTDDILAEYIVILVCNGKHQYQARDDLEAFLGDDSAKFVSWLWGYLSKKALTSADNSSIQHGLTNEIRNRSTKKNLQFAKALSEDTFIVNSDILSPQEHHTLQKHDSTEGQNVARRHISSTVTVTPERLVDDQCYWEGQHQKKDQRSSSGRNFSTLKSGVAVRTAHALPQDELRHEVCIGRNASARRFPLAVRSDDVLDPESMKKRGNVWDRLGKPAIKDRICATEDDDMHVQNGLHKKAKLMVTEHELRCRMNSSTEGDLFDIANSGRYPRSYPDVNTVQAHEHTEKSNRSRLIGRINFGDIERNQLQVRDVIRQKSSPNLPARSVPLQSQNEFISEVKSSVTAVSEPACHVSKSTKGQVSGSSKLGQLATRRNLETEVLQSQQVSSPTQSKTGSSVHEDGGNCCNKPMKNEMLDVKLKLKQVELDVLKLRSKQAQINNVKQGFLSSGPHANLDEDADSRTVLVTNVHFAATKEALSGHFMKCGTVLKINILTDAISGHPKGAAFVTFTDKESVEKAVSLSGSSFFSRVLTVMHKAEAPPGFLASVQPIGRPLQSWNSPPILKGVSPRQIPGYHLQWKREQSVLEKSPASCPTN